TGTACTTCTACACTGGAAATACTCTaatcaaaaatttaatttataaaggCCACATCAGattaacaaaaacactaatTAACCTTCTGATAATGAGTTGACAGAATGAAGAATTGCTTCTGGGATCCCCGTCTCATGAATTCCAACATCTGAAGGCTGGAACAACAGTTCTGGGACAGCAAATCTTTCGTTATTCATGCGAATCAGCTGTaaacaaaatggaaaaatgcagcagtGTAAGTCTAGAATTAAAAAAGCACAGAggatagatacatgtattgtaaacatattatttttcacCTTTAAAGTCaataattacataaaattatattatgcagAGCTGTAACTAGCCTAAAATAACCAATTAAGAATCTGGGCACAGTAATAAAAGGCATTTTTCTGTTAGACAAAAaaggacattttaaaactaagaaAGCCTTTTTTTGTATGCCCCCATTGCTACAGCCCCATTAAAGCTTATTTTCTCTAAATCCTTCACAATGCATTTAAAAGACATGTTTAGAAACTGTAATCCCTAATAGGATTCCTGGACCTAATAAATGATATGTGATAGTAATTAGTACCTACAgcaacagttaaagtttgttttgttcagtgacaccactagagtacattgatttattaatcattaatttttggatgtcaaacatttgataattagtcttcagaggaaacccactacattgttttattatttatttacatgtatatgtactttcatacaatggcctttgatataccagttgtgggtcactggttgggacaggaaggaaatattttatttaacgacgcactcaacacatttcatttacggttatatagcatcggacatatggttaaggaccacacacatattgagggagaaaacctgctgtcgctacttcatgggctactctttttgattagtaacaagggatcttttatatgcaccaccccatagacaggatagcacataccacagcctttgacgtaccagtcgtggtgcaatggctggagcgagaaatagcccaatgggcccactgacgggaatcgatcccaaatcaatcaagcaagcactttggttgggacagaaaaaaaacccagtgggtccaccaaagaggtttgatcctatgacccaagcaactcaggcaagcactctaccaactaatCTATATATACCTGTTCGTTGTCCTTCGCCTTGCCAGTGGTTTCTTCCAGTGTCCGTACATAGCCTCTCTTAATGTGTGTATAATCTGGTAACACATAATCCCGTACCACCGTGTTTCCTTTGCCCTTTTTtctgaaacaaatatttatttcaattgttaTCCTTGTATTAGCTTACACAAAAAGAACTTTTAATACAGGTAGCTATTTAACACTGGACACCTCATGAGACAGGTAAGTGTTTATTTAAGGACACATCTCAAGTAATGTAACTGGGTTGGACACTTGAGCAGTTTTGGTGGCACACTACCAGTATATAAAAGTACCAGGGACAGTTTCATGaaacataaaaaacacataattctaaaattaatttgtaaaatataatgcaaaaatattcctgctaactgggtgTGATCATCTTGTGTCTTTATAGCCGATTTTACCCACTTCAGCTTGCCTGGAAGTGACATTACCTCATTGTGTAAGCTATTCATGATATACAGAGTAAACAAATGAAGTAACTTATGGCATGATGTGGTGTCATTTTGTGGGGCCtctttaaagttgttttttcttATTATATATACCATACTGTATAGACAGATTTGCTGATATGTTATAAAGATCACTAGAAATCCCTGTTGCTTGACTGTAACCCCCTTCCCCTTAGCATACAGTTTGTAACTCCTGAAAAAGCAGAAAACTGTAAATAGTCCCCAATGACAGACAAAGAAAGTGTTCGTACTGTGTGATTTCCATGTCCTTGATGAACTGTGACGAGACGTAGCAGACGTCTTCCTTGAGCTGGTTCACCACGTACGTCTCGTCCATCACCATCAACTGtctgaaacaaaacaagcatcctcagagtactgctaaagcaatacatgtcccctaccagggtTTCTGCAAGAAAggaatttttgggtatggcacaatggaattgaatatttccAATgttgtgtgctgaatgcaaccacagtgcccaagaaagaaaatgggttaggtttagggttagggttaaaaaaaaagtttgttttatttaacgacgccgctagagcacattgattttttatcttatcatcggctattggacgtcaaacatatggtcattctgacactgtttttagaggaaacccgctgtcgccacataggctactctttttacgacaggcagcaagggatcttttatttgcgcttcccacaggcaggatagcacaaaccatggcctttgttgaaccagttatggatcactggtcggtgcaagtggtttacacctacccattgagccttgcggagcactcactcagggtttggagtcggtatctcgattaaaaatcccatgcctcgactgggatccgaacccagtacctaccagcctgtagaccgatggcctgccacgacgccaccgaggccggtagggttagggttaagaaaatcatacagtaatgataagagtcattaagtTTGTCAAATGGTTaacttaaagaaaaaaaaaattgggtatggcaccatacccgttttaccctctggcagaaaccgtCTACAGGACTCAACTAATTTTCTGATCTCCTAAATTCctgggccataactctgtgaaaaatgtgtaaatcgaAATGAAAGTTAAAtatgatatgtaacagtacatgataaagctatacaacaAAATTTCATTTCGATATCTCGACgcattgtcaaaaaaaaaaaaccattcgGAAAACTTTatgttggacagacagacaagagagaggaggaaacccgctgtcgccacttcatgggctactcttttcaattagcagcaagggatcttttatatgcaccatcccacagacaggatagtacataccacagcctttgttacaccagttgtggagcactggctggaacgagaaatagcccaaatgggcccaccgacggggatcgatcccagaacaaccgcgcatcaagtgcacgctgtaccactgaactacatcccgcccctaataTAAGAAAGGTTACAATAATCTACCAGCACAAAAACCTGGaggaaatgtttgtttgttcctTCATTACCAGCACGAAAATCTGGaggaaatgtttgtttgttcctTCATTACCAGCACGAAAACCTGGaggaaatgtttgtttgttcctTCATTACCAGCACGAAAATCTGGaggaaatgtttgtttgttcctTCATTACCAGCACGAAAACCTGGaggaaatgtttgtttgttcctTCATTACCAGCACGAAAATCTGGaggaaatgtttgtttgttcctTCATTACCAGCACGAAAACCTGTaggaaatgtttgtttgttcctTCATTACCAGTACTAAAACCTGGaggaaatgtttgtttgttcctTCATTACCAGCACGAAAACCTGGaggaaatgtttgtttgttcctTCATTACTAGCACAAAAACCTGGaggaaatgtttgtttgttcctTCATTACCAGTACTAAAACCTACCTGTATGAGATTATTTCCTTCAGATGATTCGTCAAAATTTTGCCACCTACATTCACTCTGTAAATTTAAAACTTACATAATTAATACAACAGAGATCAAACGTAGAATTTGTTCGGTCATAATTAAAACTCATCTAACGCAATTTAAAATGGCAATGTTTATACAACAAATAGCCTAAGTTACCttactgcaaaacaataatttttccAGGTGATGTTGATAACAGTAAGGGATATACactggtaaaaaaacaaaaaaaagtcatCCTCATCTATGTCGATTTATATCTCAACTAGCgcttctgaatttttttttatatccactagccatgggatcagtgatataaaatgttttactagCCACAGTTAAAacttcactagccctactttacttaagttaatattactaaataatagtaataatcagatatgtcacctaaagagggagatactTAAATAGAGCTTAacaacactaacattgggggttggggtggggtcaggatagcaggatagtcatatttacaaaacagacttaactgcaacatttcacccaaaaaaacaatcactagccgtcgggcatggcaatagtagttatttactagcctaacattgaatatcattagccatgggagtagggctaccataatctagaaaccctgtctCAACTATGGCATTTGTCACTGCTGCCATCATTCTGTTCAAACTCTGTCACAATTCTTTGAAACGTTGGAAACAGCTGTAACATTagcaaacaaataacaacatttaCATATTACTTTAACAAACAATCCTACTACTTTGATatagtcaataaataaaatttaattgcaGTTActctgtatataaaatactgtaCCGAGTATTATATACTTGAAgatgaatgaaaatgttattactAATCTTGAGAGATTTCAAGTTTGCTTTAACAAGACTATATTCAATTAAGTTTCAGGAATGCCTAAGCTGTGCCCAATTTCTGACCCTACCCAAGGCTGGGTCCTGGAAAACTTGAAAAAGTATTCAGTGGCCTGAATGAAAACAATTAATTGCTGATacccgatttaaaaaaaataataatattagggGGTGTAAGTTGTACTATTATAATGTGACATCATTAATTTGAATTAATATTTGCCAACaaactgtaaataattattacaatatggCTCAATCTCACCTTCTTATGGATTCcttgagttttttgtttttgtagaatGGGACGAGATGTGTGAAGGAGTAACCGGAGTCAATCACCATCGTACACAGGCGTTTGTTTGTTGACTCCTTTTCAGATTTGTACTGGCTCAGGTGTGATGCTGGAAATATACATATGGTTCTAAATAATTGTAAGAACTAATTACTTTACATGCtcactgaagtttgttttgtttagtaacaCCTCCAAAGCAcgttgattatttaatcatcgactattggatgtgaaacatttggtatttctgataCACAGtcttcagaaaaaaatgggtacataaacaatgttccattagtagcaaagaatcttttatatgtcagggcttctagattatggtaaccccactcccatggttagtgatattccacgttgggctagtaaataactactattgccaagcctgacagctagtgaaaacaaaattgtcaaatgttgcagttaagtctattttgtaaatatgaataccaTGACTCTTCCTCAactcccaatgttagtgtttttaagttttatctccctctttaggtgacttatctggttattaatattatttagtaaaattgtatcaacttaaagtaaagtagggatGGTGAATTTccaattgtggctagtaaatttttaaaatcactgatcccatggctagttgattttataaaaattctagaagccctgtggtACATAAACAAatgttccattaatagcaaaggatcttttaaatgcactttctcacatacTATGGTCTCTGATACACCACTTGTGGGGTACTGTCCGGGACCAGAAAGAACCCAATGCATTTTCCAAAGAGTTTTGATTTTATAACCCAATCACTTCAGGTGAGCACTGCACTatctgagctaaatcccgccctacGTGTGGACAAACTCCGGCCAGTGGGTTTTCACATAGTTGTGATCCAATTCAGAGTATGTGTAAATGAGGGGTAATTATAGTTAACACTAGTTACTGTTTCATTACATCCTCAAGAAGTGGGAACGTAGATCAGTGGTACAGCCCTCAATGTACTCATTGggtttcccccatcccaacaaGTGCCTCATAGCTGGACACATGAAAGTAttatggtatatgctgtcctgtctagggcaaaatacatataaaagatcctttgttgtaATTCAGTAGGAGCAGCCTTGTGGTTTTTTATAACAGGCATAAACAtgttattgtcattaaaatgtaaGAAAAATACATGTTCATCAGGAATGTGATTGTTACTAAATCCCTAGAAAAAGGCATGCTCATGTAGAAGCACTAGTTAAAATATCATTGGAGAATATGACACAGGTTTTAAGAGATTGACATTCCCTAAATAAAAGCAACTTTATAGACATTAAGAAAACACAGATTATTGAAACTACATTCATACCTATATGATTTGGTTCATATAAAGTACCTACAAAATCTTGATGGcattttctgaatcaaaaatatttcttaCTGCTGCCAGAATTGTATTTACTTGGAACCAAACTTTGAGATCATTCTTTGCAAGATATagtaacaaatatacatgtaatggttaattaaaatttatttaaaaaaaattagtatcTTTAAATGAGAGAAGTCATTTACCATTGCATCTGTAGATTTCTTTGAACTGGTATTCTTCAAAGAAAATTTCATTCATGGACTCTTGTATGGATTCAAAGTTAAAGCAAGGTTCTGTGACAATTAATGACGTATTATTAAAATCCACCTGAAATGATAAAGTAAGAAATctatgaaaagaaaagaaaatatactcttcaaaagaagaaacgcaaaaccacattgtcgtaacatttggagaattgatttaattattgaatggtgagtccgataattaccaaatgttgcaggattgttcacaattcactctagtccattgtgagtaagtgataggacacaccaccaaggtcaaggtcatctggagtcaataccgggtgtggcctccgcgtgtgttgacaactgcctggcaccgcctgcccattgaagcaaccagagtacggatgacgtcccggggggatggtggcccactcggcctgcaaggctgctgccagctcgggcagggtctggggctgtggttgtcgctgtcggaggcgtcggtccaactcgtcccatagatgctcaattgggttcaaatccggtgatatcgatggccaaggaaggacattaatgttgttgttctgtaggaaagccgttgtgagacgtgctgtgtgaggcctggtgttgtcatgttggaacactgcgttggcgttggccataactggaacgatgtgtggccggaggatctggtcaatgtagccctgtgcattcaggttgccctgcacgtggaccaggtcagttctgccagtgtgtgagatggctgcccacaccatgacactacccccgccgaatctgtccacttcctgcacgcagtttgccgcataacgttcaccacgacgcctatacacgcgacatcttccatcatgacgtcggagcagaaatcgggactcgtcactgaaccacacctgtctccatcgcagttgaggccattgtcgatgaatctggcaccactgcagtcggagtcgacggtgttgtggtgttaagatgacacctcgaactggacgtctggcacaaattcctacctcacgtaggcggttccgtacggtctggtcggatatcctgcgcaaacctggtattgctgcggctgtggaggtggcagtagtcaatcgttcccgaaggtggcgtacccggatgtagcggtcctgcccgggggtagtgacccgtggtcgaccggatctagggaggtcacgtgttgatccatgttgctggtaacggtcccacagtctggagatggtgcttggggacacatggaatgccctggcaacggccgttctggattcgcctgcgtctagtcggccgatggcattgtttctctgcggttcactgagacgtggcatgtcctggatggtcaactgtcggccagatacagaggccaggcaagcgaacaccctgcacttttatactgtcagtgttcatgttgcacgtgcagacaacgcacgtgcagtggtgacatggtttgcacgtggctgcgtttttgcgaatattcacttttggaactttattgtacagtagctgcgttttatcgaatgtaaccgtgggaatgtgtttgggaca
This DNA window, taken from Gigantopelta aegis isolate Gae_Host chromosome 4, Gae_host_genome, whole genome shotgun sequence, encodes the following:
- the LOC121370997 gene encoding actin-related protein 6-like isoform X1, giving the protein MDKVIYPLTGTDAKYMLFDWFHQVSSTLDFCERIGWDCKYSSSRATSMTSTMTKPEIIVPNCVTKAKNVRTRIFIGDQIDECKDLSGLYYMLPFQKGFLINWDMEKQIWDHVFGKDGLKVDFNNTSLIVTEPCFNFESIQESMNEIFFEEYQFKEIYRCNASHLSQYKSEKESTNKRLCTMVIDSGYSFTHLVPFYKNKKLKESIRRVNVGGKILTNHLKEIISYRQLMVMDETYVVNQLKEDVCYVSSQFIKDMEITQKKGKGNTVVRDYVLPDYTHIKRGYVRTLEETTGKAKDNEQLIRMNNERFAVPELLFQPSDVGIHETGIPEAILHSVNSLSEEMRPHMLANIILTGGNCHIPGFKERVYADVRSLAPDEYDVHVTLPKKPMTYAWEGGTMLAGDPNFSRLVVTRQEYDEYGHSICSERFDV
- the LOC121370997 gene encoding actin-related protein 6-like isoform X2, with the protein product MAVLVLDNGGASMKVGYSADKEPRIVPNCVTKAKNVRTRIFIGDQIDECKDLSGLYYMLPFQKGFLINWDMEKQIWDHVFGKDGLKVDFNNTSLIVTEPCFNFESIQESMNEIFFEEYQFKEIYRCNASHLSQYKSEKESTNKRLCTMVIDSGYSFTHLVPFYKNKKLKESIRRVNVGGKILTNHLKEIISYRQLMVMDETYVVNQLKEDVCYVSSQFIKDMEITQKKGKGNTVVRDYVLPDYTHIKRGYVRTLEETTGKAKDNEQLIRMNNERFAVPELLFQPSDVGIHETGIPEAILHSVNSLSEEMRPHMLANIILTGGNCHIPGFKERVYADVRSLAPDEYDVHVTLPKKPMTYAWEGGTMLAGDPNFSRLVVTRQEYDEYGHSICSERFDV
- the LOC121370997 gene encoding actin-related protein 6-like isoform X3, coding for MLCHCQPVIVPNCVTKAKNVRTRIFIGDQIDECKDLSGLYYMLPFQKGFLINWDMEKQIWDHVFGKDGLKVDFNNTSLIVTEPCFNFESIQESMNEIFFEEYQFKEIYRCNASHLSQYKSEKESTNKRLCTMVIDSGYSFTHLVPFYKNKKLKESIRRVNVGGKILTNHLKEIISYRQLMVMDETYVVNQLKEDVCYVSSQFIKDMEITQKKGKGNTVVRDYVLPDYTHIKRGYVRTLEETTGKAKDNEQLIRMNNERFAVPELLFQPSDVGIHETGIPEAILHSVNSLSEEMRPHMLANIILTGGNCHIPGFKERVYADVRSLAPDEYDVHVTLPKKPMTYAWEGGTMLAGDPNFSRLVVTRQEYDEYGHSICSERFDV